The genomic region TAATGATTATGTTAAAACTTGTTTATATGATCAACTAGTCTAAACTTTGATATGCAGCTAGTGCTGATTCAAAATCTGGAAAATCTGTTCCTTCAGGTACAATTTCTTTATAGATAATTTCATCATCCGCATTCAATACAAATATAGAACGAGCAAGTAATTGTAATTCTTCCATCACTACACCATAATTTTCTCCAAATGAATGCGTTTGATAATCACTGAGCGTAATCACATTTTCTAACCCGCTTGAAGCACACCATCTTTTTTGTGCGAATGGTAAATCGAGAGAGATTGTTAATACATAGCCATTTTCTTGACTTGCTTCTTCATTGAATCGTCGAGTTTGTTGGTCACAAACACCTGTGTCTATTGATGGTACAACGTTAATTAATTTTTTCTTGCCTTTATAATCTGCTAACGACTTAGAGTTCAGATTATTATCCACTACTTTGAAGTCTGGAGCCTTTTGTCCTACGTTTACCTCTTGTCCTAGTAAGTGAATTGTATTTCCTTTAAACGTAACTTGTGTCATTCCATTCCCTCCTATTAGTACATCACTTCATTATTATACGGATTATCAGAAGACTTATCACGCAATAAAGCTTCATTCTCTTTAATGTATTTTAAATATTTATTTTTGACTACGACTGTATCAGCAAAATAATCATGTACACCTATATGTTTAGGCGTAAAAATAACAAATAAATACGGAAGGCCTAATAATATATTCGATATGATTCGGCCAATCCATTCTCTAAACAAGACATCTGACCAATTAAGTGGTGTGATAGAGACATTATAAACACTTATGCCTAATATCATTTTGCCAATCGTTTGTTGAAAATATTTTGTCATAAATACAAAGTAACTGAAATAGATTAATGCATTCAAAATGTGATCAACGCTAAAATAATTAATCCACAATTTCCATTCATTGATACCAGTCAGTGTATATATCGGATTAAGTATCATCTGTGAAAATCCCCAAAGCACCAACAAATCTATAATATAACTAAAAAACCTGCGTCCAAAACCTGCATAAAAGAATGCATTTAATTCATGCTGATTCGTCTGAACCATTTGGTTTGCGACATAATCTACTTTAGGCGTTCGATTATTTTCATGATATTGGGTTGGATTATAATTTAAATTTTTCGTTTCATGAATCATTTTTTCACCTACCCTTCATACATATACATTGGTCTTGTTTCAGACTTATTATGAATGATTGAAGTGGCTTGCTGAATATCTGCACGTATTTGTTTATATAACGTTTTGACACCAAATAATGAGTTTATGCCATATGCATTTTCATCAAATGAAATCACTTGTGCATCTTTTGCTTTTATATTTTTCTTCAAATCTTTTAAAGTAGCGTCTTTATATCCAATTTGATCGATTAATCCATTTGATTCTGCTTGCTTGGCGC from Staphylococcus felis harbors:
- the tpx gene encoding thiol peroxidase; protein product: MTQVTFKGNTIHLLGQEVNVGQKAPDFKVVDNNLNSKSLADYKGKKKLINVVPSIDTGVCDQQTRRFNEEASQENGYVLTISLDLPFAQKRWCASSGLENVITLSDYQTHSFGENYGVVMEELQLLARSIFVLNADDEIIYKEIVPEGTDFPDFESALAAYQSLD
- a CDS encoding RDD family protein; amino-acid sequence: MVQTNQHELNAFFYAGFGRRFFSYIIDLLVLWGFSQMILNPIYTLTGINEWKLWINYFSVDHILNALIYFSYFVFMTKYFQQTIGKMILGISVYNVSITPLNWSDVLFREWIGRIISNILLGLPYLFVIFTPKHIGVHDYFADTVVVKNKYLKYIKENEALLRDKSSDNPYNNEVMY